The segment GTCATGACCAAAGTCAGTGCTCCGCATTGCGGCGGCATCTTAAGCGTGCTAAGCTGAAATTATGCCAGACACTCAAAAATCGCAAGCGTTCCACCGCGGTTGCGGTGCGCTATTCTTCCTTATCATGCTGGTCGCGGGCGCTGTGTGGGGCGCCGGGCTTGGCGTGTTCGTCAAGGTACTCGAAGACGCAAAGACCGTCATCGCTATTCTTGACGAATTCCGGCCTAAAATCGGGAGTAAAGTGTATTCCTGGGACGGCGAGCTGCTGGGCGAGTTCTCCGAGGAACAGCGGCAGCTGGTGCGGCTGACCGACATTCCTCTGCACCTGCAAAAGGCTTTTCTCGCGACCGAAGACGACATTTTCTACCAGCACAAGGGCGTCCGCCCCGATGCCATCATCAATTCGTTGCTGTTCTACTTCCAGACGGGCCGCGCACGCGGCGCAAGCACCATTACCATGCAGGTCGTGCGCAACGTTGAGCCGCTCGAAATCGGCCAGGAAGTCACGCTCGAGCGCAAGATACGCGAGGCTATCGTCGCGTTGCAGGTCGAACGCCATTTCACCAAGGACGAAATCCTTGAACTCTATCTCAATCAGATCTTCCTCGGCATCAGCGCCTACGGCGTCGAAGCGGCCTCGCATCAGTATTTCAACAAAAGCTGCCGCGACACCACGCTGGCCGAGGCGGCCGTGCTCGCCGGGATCACGCGCGCACCCAATTCACAGAATCCCTTCGCGAATCGCGACGCCGCTCTGACCCGGCGCGGCGTCGTACTCGGCCAGATGCTCGGAAACGGGTTCATCACCCCGGCCGAGTATGAGGCCGCCATGCAAGCAGACATGGATGCATCCGTGGTCACGCCGGAGGAACGGGCCGAACTCGCCTCGCGCGGCGAAGGCGTCTGGAAACCCAACCGCTTCAAAGCGGCCTATTTCTGTGAAGAAGTACGCCGCTTCCTATTGGCCCAGACCGAAAAGGACGAGGTTTTCGGCGAGGGTCTTGAAGTACACACCACGATTGACATGCGCCTGCAGCGCGCCGCCGAGGAGGTCCTGCTTGCGGGGCTCGGCGCCTTTGACCAGCAACGGCTGGAACAGCTCACAAGACAAGGAAAAGCCGACGAATTCCAGCCCGTCAGCGGGGCCCTGGTCTGCATCGACAATCGCGAGCCATACCGGGGCTTCGTCCGCGCCATGGTCGGCGGCCGAGATTTCGAGCAACAGAAATACAATACCGTCACGCAGGCGCGGCGTCAGCCCGGCTCCAGTATCAAGCCCTTCGTCTGGGCCGTGGCTATTTCCAAAGGCCTGACCCCCTCCACAATCATGGTCGACGAGCCCTTTGTGCGTTACGACGGTGCTGGAAAGCCTTGGGCGCCTCAGAACTTCGGTGGCACCTTCGAAGGGCCGGTTACCCTGCGGCGCGCCATAGAAAAATCCGTCAATATCATCTCGATCAAGCTCGTGGAACGCTTCGGCATGCCGGAGGTACGCGCGATGCTGCGCCGATGCGGCATCACCACCCCCATTGACGATGTGGCCGGGCTCACAGTAGGCTTGGGCACGCCCGACGTGCTCGTGCTCGACCACTGCACCGCTTACTCCTGCTTCGCCAACGAGGGCGTCCGCTACGACCCTGTCATGGTCGCGGAAATCCGCAACCGCGACGGGCTCACCCGCTACGACTACCACAGCGACCAGCGCGTCGAACGCGCCCTGCCGGCCAACGTGGCATATGTGATGACCTACCTCATGCAGGGCGCTGCGGAGTATGGCACCGGTTCCCGGTCCAAGGCTCTGGGCAGGCCGCGCGCCGGCAAGACAGGCACGACCAACGAGAACCGCAACGTGTGGTTCTGCGGATTCACTCCTGACTTCACCTGCGTCGTTTGGATGGGGTATCGCGACAACAGCCCGCTGGGACGGGGGCGCGATTATACCGGCGGCCGGCTCGCCTGCCCTATCTGGACGGAGTTCATGATCCGCGCGCACGAAGGTTTGCCTGTCCGCGACTTCGACGTGCCTGACGGTGTGCAATTCATAAATGTCGAACGCGAATCGGGCGTGCGCGGCGGCAGATGGCGAGAAGCGTTCATCACGGGAACAGAGCCGCCCGCGGCCGTGGCCGTCTACGACCAGGAAAACCTCGACGAAACGGCCGCCGCCCTCTTGACACCGCTCTAACGCCGGGACGGTCCCGTCAACACAGCACTTCCGCGCCGCGGCCCTGTGCGATTAACGACTTGTAGCCCTGCAGTTCCGCCTGGACCGCCGCGTCCGTGAGGTCGATGGTCTGCCGCTTTTCCGCCGCAAGGTAGCCCGCCTGGCACAGTCTTGTGATCTCGAGGCCGTACTCGAAATTCAGCAGCGCGTCCTTGCCTTGCTTGAAGGACTGGACGGCGTCCTTGACCTCGTCCACGTAGCCATACAGGTCCGCCTCGTTGTACTGCACGGCGAGGAGGCCGCGGCTCGCCGTGGATTTTTCCAGCGCCGTTTCGGCATCCGCCGCGGCTTCGGCCGCCTCGTCGCCGATAAACACCTGCAGCGAAGACATCAAGGTATTGATCTCGAATGCGTAACCCGGCCCGAGCCCGTCCATGCACAGCCGCAGTCCCTGCTTATCGTACATCCAGGAGTTCGTGAACTGCGCCTTGACCAGCTGGCCCGTCTCCGGGTTCTTGAACGTGACGATGCCCGTGCAAAAGTCCTCCGCCGGAGTCTTGCCGTAGTCAATCCCCATTCTCTTCAGGAGTTTCGCGCGATTCGCCGGGGCGCCCCATTTGAGCAGCGCCGTCTCCGCCTGCACTGCCACCGGTTGCAGGTAGGTTACCGGCTTGCCCACTGGGTTCAGCACGTACCAGCTCACCGCGATGCTGTGGCAGCCCATGTCCGAAAGCACGCCGCCACCCTGGCGCGTCGGGTCCCAGAACCAAGGCTCGTGCGGCCCGGCGTGTTCTTCCGCGCTGCGCGCCAGAGCAATCGGGCCCATGGTCCGCTGTTGCGGCGCGAGCTGGGTCAACGCGGCCCGGATCGCCTTCATGTGTATCTGGTTTTCAAAATAAGCGGTGGGCAGCCTCGTGGATTTCGCGATGCGAACCAATTCCCCGGCTTCCGCGACGGTCCGGCCCAGAGGTTTTTCCACGATGACGCCCTTGAGCGCGGCCCCCGCCTTCACCGCGTCCGCCACCCCCTGCATAATCTCAAGGCGGGCGAAATTCGGGGCAAAGATACATACCGCGTCAACGTTGTCGCACAGTTCCTTTACGCTCCCATAGACCTTGCACCCGCCCACGCCTATTTGATGCGCGAAGGCCGCGAGTTCCTCCGACCCCTTCAGCGCGAACACGCCCGCAAGGTCCACGTCCCGCACATACTGCAGGGCCGTCGCCTGAAATTTCGAGATAAAACCCGCACCGATGAATCCCAGCTTGAACCGTTCCATGTTCTTCTCTCCCGCCTGCATTGATTTCCAAGGACTCTCCCCGGGCAACACCCATTATAGGCAACAGCCTGTCCCCCGGACAACGGCCTTGCGCGACCAGGTATGCGCCGCCGCGCCACGCCGAAACCGGCCCCCTATCGCAGCAGACTGGCCGCGATGCGCCGGTTGAGAATGCCAAACGCCAGATAAAGCCACCATCCCGCAAAGCCCGCTATGAACCCGAAGAACGGGGCGATGAACTGCGCTTCCGCCGCGGACAGGAAAAACAGAATAGAGCCGAAAAGCGCGCCGCTCAGAATCGCGCCCAGGCCGCCCATGCCCGGGTTTTCCGAAACGTCAATAATGAACCTGTAAATGCCCACGGAAACAGCCGAGCCCGCAAGTCCGGCCAGTGCCCATAGCGGCGCCATAAGGAACAGAAAGCCCGCATTGCCCCAATAAGAGCCGCCACCTGCCGCCATTTGCCCCACAAAACCCTGCAGCCCCGGGTAGACGTTCCCGACGCCGATAACGACCGCGATGGGCGCGGTGTTCCACGCGGCCCAGGAACACGATTCGAGCAAAAAGTCGTTGATATCGTAAATGCGCTCGGCGAAGACCAGCCCGGTATAGATCACCGCCGCCGTCAGCACCCACGCGCCCGAAACCGGCATAAACCGCCCTCCCGACAGGATCATCGCGGAGCCCGCCACCCAAAGCACGACCGCCGCCACAGCCAGCGCCAGCTGGGTCCGACTGAGGCCCAGGAAGACTTCGCTCCGGTCCTTGCGCGCCGCGCCGGAGCTCACCAGCTTTTCCGCGAGGTTTGCCTTCAGTTCCTCCGCCTCGGGCCCCGGGAACAGATACTCGAAATGCATGCAGGTCTTCCATGCATCCTGGAAGCGGCCCAGCGCATCCAGAACGCGTGCCTTCGCAAGCAGGATACTCTTCTCATCCGGAAAGGCCTCCTGCAATTGGTCCAGGAGTTTCAGCGCCTCCTCGTTCCGTCCTTGCGCGTGCAATCCGCCCGCCTGCTGATACATGGCCGCCGCCGTCTGCTTATTCATCTGGAGTCTCCGTTGAATATACCCTGCCTTGCCGATAAAAACGCATAGGTGGCTGAGTAGCATTAGGGCCATATGTTGCCCAGTTTCTATAACAAAAACAAACTGTCGCTCTTTCCTTGAAGAGCCCTGTCCCGGACTCAGGCGCGGGTCTGCGAGCGAACGAACGCCTGCTTTTTCGCACGGCTTCTGTCGTCATTCCTGTCGCCGTTCCTTGACCCATGCCGGTCAAGCTGATACCCTCAGCCAGTTTCACTGTGGGAAGGACAAAACACGCGGGGAGCGGCCATGGCACCGACGCAGTTTACGACGCTGGACTGGGTAATTCTCATCTTATACTTCGGTTCAATGGCCATGATGGGCCCGCTTTTCGCACGGCGCGGCCGGTCAACCGAGGGGTATTTCCTCGGGAATCGCTCCTTTCCCGGCTGGCTGATCGGCCTGTCCATGTTCGCCACGTCGATCAGTTCAATCACCTTCGTCGCCTATCCCGCCGACGCCTACAAGACGGCCTATATCCGGTTTCTGCCGTGTATCATGCTGCCTTTCGGCATCTACTTTGCCTCGCTCTTCTTTCTGCCTTACTTTCGCAAAGCAAAAGCCGTCTCGGCTTTCGAGTACCTCGAGGCGCGATTTGGGTCGGGGACCCGGCTCTATGCCTCTTCGATGTTCGTGGTCGGCCAGGTAATCCGTCTCAGCCTGATTCTTTATCTCGTGGCACTGCTCGTCCACGAGATGACCGGTATCGACCCCTACTGGTGCATTCTGATCGGCGGCGTGGTCACATCCTTCTATACGATCACGGGCGGCATCGAGGCGGTCATCTGGACCGATTTCATTCAGTCGTTCCTGCTTTGGGCGGGCGGGTTTATCTGCCTTTTCGTCATCATCTACAAAATCGACGGCGGTTTCGCCCGCATTCTCTCCGAGGCCTGGAACGACGGCAAGTTCATGCTGGGGGACTTGAACCAGGCTACGGGCAAGCTCGAAAAAGCGCCGTGGGGCTTCTCGCTGATCGACAAGACCGTCGTAATGATGCTGCTCATCGGCCTGAACAACTGGCTCACCGAATACAGCAGCAACCAGAACGTCATTCAAAAGTATTGCGCGTCCAAGAACCCGAAAGAGGCCACGCGCGCCATCTGGATCTGCTGCGTGTGCAGCGTGCCGACGTGGGGCTTCTTCATGTTGCTCGGCACGGCGCTCTATGTGTTCTTCAAACTGCACCCCGACCCGGCCGCCGCCGAGATGTTGACCGGCGTCAGAAAGACCGAGCAAGTGCTCCCCTTTTTCGTGGTCAAGTACCTGCCCGCGGGGCTCTCCGGACTGGTTATCGCGGGCGTGCTCGCCGCCGCCATGTCGTCACTCTCATCCAGCATCAACGCCATCTCCGCCGTCAGTATCGTCGATATCTACAAGCGCCGTCTTGTCCGCGGCAGGCCGGACCGGCACTACGTGATGGCGGCAAAGCTTATCTCGCTGGCCGCATCCTTCGTCATGCTGGCCGGCGCATTCTTGCTGATGAAGGCCAATGACAAGACGCTGCAAGATACCGCCACCAAGCTGGGCGCCCTGACCGGCGGCGGGCTCTTGGGCCTGTATGTGCTCGGCTTTCTGACGACGCGCGGCGATGGCCGCGCGGTCCTGGCCGGAATCCTGACTGCCCTCGCCTTTTCGCTCTACATCACAGCCTCGGAATTGAAGTGGATTACGCCTGACACGTTTGCGGCCCTCGGGTTCGGCGATGCCTTGGCCGCGCGCATTGCCAAGCCCATCGACACCTATTACGCAGGGATGCTTGCCAACTTGTTCATGTTCCTGATTGGCTACGCCGCGGCCTGCATCATCAGCAGACCCCGCCGGGACCTGACCAACCTGACGGCGTGGACTCAGGATCGCAAGGCAGAAGAATAAGAAGAATAAGACGGCGCCGTTCCTTTGCAGCCGCGCCGGCTTGCATGCTCCTTTTGCGGCCTTATATCATGGCCGACGACGATGCGCGGTAGAGCGGGGGGGCACCGTAAGGCTCGGCGCAGGCCTGATGCGGGTGCGAGCCTCGTATGGGAACTGCGGAACGTTCGTAATGCAGGGCGCGCTGCAGGCGGGAGCAAGCGCTCTGCCGCGGGGACAGCGGCGTGCGCAAGACAGACCGGGCAACAATAGAAGCAGCTTGACCGGAGGGGCGCAGGACTGCGGTTCCGGCAACGGAAACACTGATATGTCAAATCACGATGTGCCAGTCAGAATTGACCTTGATACGCCCAAGATCGACCCGAACCGGCGGTACCGGATCGCCGAAGTCAGCCGCCTGCTGCATGTGCCTGTGCATGTACTGCGCTATTGGGAGAGCCTCATTCCCGAGATCAAGCCGCCGCGCGACCGTTCTAACAAGCGCTATTACAAGGCCGACCTTATTGACAAAATCCTCAAGGTGCGCCAGTACCTCCGCAGTGAAGGCCTTTCCCCCGAAGGGGCCCGCACCAGACTGATTCAGGCGATCCAGGGCGTTGTCTCGCCAGCATCCCGCCGCGAGGCCATCGACCTGCTCGACAAGCTCACGGAAGAAGTGCGCGCCGCGATTGATCTGCTCGACCGTGTGCGAGCAACGGACGATACCTGAGCGACAGCGCCAATCCAAAGCAGACCGCTTTGCCCGCCGCAAAGACAAACATACAAGACCTGGAATTTCAACGCTTTTCACGCAACGTGCAATAGTATTCCCCATGTCTTGACAAATTACACCATATATTGCATACTGCACACCGTAGACAGGGGGACGAACACTGCCTGTTGTGGCGGCGGTTGGTCGTTCAGGTTCCTGTTGTGAGGTGTGTGC is part of the Candidatus Hydrogenedentota bacterium genome and harbors:
- a CDS encoding Gfo/Idh/MocA family oxidoreductase — translated: MERFKLGFIGAGFISKFQATALQYVRDVDLAGVFALKGSEELAAFAHQIGVGGCKVYGSVKELCDNVDAVCIFAPNFARLEIMQGVADAVKAGAALKGVIVEKPLGRTVAEAGELVRIAKSTRLPTAYFENQIHMKAIRAALTQLAPQQRTMGPIALARSAEEHAGPHEPWFWDPTRQGGGVLSDMGCHSIAVSWYVLNPVGKPVTYLQPVAVQAETALLKWGAPANRAKLLKRMGIDYGKTPAEDFCTGIVTFKNPETGQLVKAQFTNSWMYDKQGLRLCMDGLGPGYAFEINTLMSSLQVFIGDEAAEAAADAETALEKSTASRGLLAVQYNEADLYGYVDEVKDAVQSFKQGKDALLNFEYGLEITRLCQAGYLAAEKRQTIDLTDAAVQAELQGYKSLIAQGRGAEVLC
- a CDS encoding MerR family transcriptional regulator, with amino-acid sequence MSNHDVPVRIDLDTPKIDPNRRYRIAEVSRLLHVPVHVLRYWESLIPEIKPPRDRSNKRYYKADLIDKILKVRQYLRSEGLSPEGARTRLIQAIQGVVSPASRREAIDLLDKLTEEVRAAIDLLDRVRATDDT
- a CDS encoding PBP1A family penicillin-binding protein, whose product is MPDTQKSQAFHRGCGALFFLIMLVAGAVWGAGLGVFVKVLEDAKTVIAILDEFRPKIGSKVYSWDGELLGEFSEEQRQLVRLTDIPLHLQKAFLATEDDIFYQHKGVRPDAIINSLLFYFQTGRARGASTITMQVVRNVEPLEIGQEVTLERKIREAIVALQVERHFTKDEILELYLNQIFLGISAYGVEAASHQYFNKSCRDTTLAEAAVLAGITRAPNSQNPFANRDAALTRRGVVLGQMLGNGFITPAEYEAAMQADMDASVVTPEERAELASRGEGVWKPNRFKAAYFCEEVRRFLLAQTEKDEVFGEGLEVHTTIDMRLQRAAEEVLLAGLGAFDQQRLEQLTRQGKADEFQPVSGALVCIDNREPYRGFVRAMVGGRDFEQQKYNTVTQARRQPGSSIKPFVWAVAISKGLTPSTIMVDEPFVRYDGAGKPWAPQNFGGTFEGPVTLRRAIEKSVNIISIKLVERFGMPEVRAMLRRCGITTPIDDVAGLTVGLGTPDVLVLDHCTAYSCFANEGVRYDPVMVAEIRNRDGLTRYDYHSDQRVERALPANVAYVMTYLMQGAAEYGTGSRSKALGRPRAGKTGTTNENRNVWFCGFTPDFTCVVWMGYRDNSPLGRGRDYTGGRLACPIWTEFMIRAHEGLPVRDFDVPDGVQFINVERESGVRGGRWREAFITGTEPPAAVAVYDQENLDETAAALLTPL
- a CDS encoding sodium/solute symporter (Members of the Solute:Sodium Symporter (SSS), TC 2.A.21 as described in tcdb.org, catalyze solute:Na+ symport. Known solutes for members of the family include sugars, amino acids, nucleosides, inositols, vitamins, urea or anions, depending on the system.), whose amino-acid sequence is MAPTQFTTLDWVILILYFGSMAMMGPLFARRGRSTEGYFLGNRSFPGWLIGLSMFATSISSITFVAYPADAYKTAYIRFLPCIMLPFGIYFASLFFLPYFRKAKAVSAFEYLEARFGSGTRLYASSMFVVGQVIRLSLILYLVALLVHEMTGIDPYWCILIGGVVTSFYTITGGIEAVIWTDFIQSFLLWAGGFICLFVIIYKIDGGFARILSEAWNDGKFMLGDLNQATGKLEKAPWGFSLIDKTVVMMLLIGLNNWLTEYSSNQNVIQKYCASKNPKEATRAIWICCVCSVPTWGFFMLLGTALYVFFKLHPDPAAAEMLTGVRKTEQVLPFFVVKYLPAGLSGLVIAGVLAAAMSSLSSSINAISAVSIVDIYKRRLVRGRPDRHYVMAAKLISLAASFVMLAGAFLLMKANDKTLQDTATKLGALTGGGLLGLYVLGFLTTRGDGRAVLAGILTALAFSLYITASELKWITPDTFAALGFGDALAARIAKPIDTYYAGMLANLFMFLIGYAAACIISRPRRDLTNLTAWTQDRKAEE